Proteins encoded together in one Rossellomorea sp. y25 window:
- a CDS encoding TetR/AcrR family transcriptional regulator produces the protein MATAINKRDSIISSALVLFAERGYDATTIPMIATSAGVGAGTIYRYFENKEVLGNTLFQEYVGIFTETLEKDFPYDETIRDQFHHIFKAMILFTTKQSHALYFIKTHSSAHFLDKVSHDSFQGLLDILKNFFDSGKEKKEIKELPSSALIAIVYGAFLELQRLVRIGELEPEAQLLEHVEKSMWDAVRLHE, from the coding sequence ATGGCAACTGCAATAAATAAACGAGACAGCATTATATCAAGCGCGTTGGTCCTTTTCGCTGAGCGTGGATACGACGCGACTACGATTCCAATGATTGCGACATCGGCAGGAGTCGGAGCCGGTACCATCTATCGTTACTTTGAAAATAAAGAAGTGCTTGGCAACACGCTCTTTCAAGAGTATGTAGGGATATTTACGGAAACTCTTGAAAAAGATTTCCCGTATGATGAAACCATTCGCGATCAATTTCATCATATATTTAAAGCCATGATTCTATTTACAACAAAGCAGAGCCATGCACTTTATTTTATTAAAACACATAGCAGTGCCCACTTTTTAGACAAAGTTAGTCATGATAGCTTTCAAGGACTGCTCGATATCCTAAAGAATTTCTTCGATTCAGGAAAAGAAAAAAAAGAAATTAAGGAGCTTCCTTCCTCCGCGTTGATTGCCATTGTTTACGGAGCGTTTCTTGAGCTTCAGCGATTGGTGCGTATCGGGGAGCTGGAACCGGAAGCACAACTATTGGAACATGTTGAAAAAAGTATGTGGGACGCCGTACGCTTACACGAATGA
- a CDS encoding cytochrome P450 — MTKSNQLPQPKTYGPLGSLPVIDKDKPLQSYMKLARELGPIFQFQFPGRISTFVSSASLAEEICDETRFDKKVGPALQKVRAFGGDGLFTSETTEHNWKKAHNILLPSFSQQAMKGYHAKMVDLATQLIQKWARLNPADEIDVPEDMTRLTLDTIGLCGFNYRFNSFYRENAHPFVDSMVRAMDEAMSQTQRLGVQDKLMVKSRKQFKEDIQYLFSVVDELIAERKQNGDQGEDDLLSHMLKGTDPETGEALDDENIRFQIITFLIAGHETTSGLLSFAIYYLMNNPDKLKKAQQEVDEVLGGDIPDYKQVKKLKYVRMVLNEALRLWPTAPAFSVHAKDDTTLNGQYKVKKDDVFTLIIPELHRDPSVWGDDVESFRPERFEDPSAIPYHAYKPFGNGQRACIGQQFALHEATLVLGMVLQHFDLIDHKEYQLEVKETLTLKPDGFTMRVSPRKPGMSFTNASPEEVKSETKAAQASIESSHGTPLYILFGSNMGTAEGIARDLAETGRQQGFKAEVAPLNDYTGGLPAEGAVLIVSASYNGNPPDNADAFVSWLKETEEGTLNNVRYAVFGCGDHNWATTYQRIPTFIDEQMEQKGAHRLANTGHGDASDDFEGDYEKWSDELWPNLAKELNIELHQNGEDSSSITMNVVSDVSDTLLARTHHAFTSVVSRNIELQHEESGRNTRHIELTLPEGVDYQEGDHIGVLPRNPGVLVERVLSRFNLNGEDYVQLTGDPGKAVHLPTEKPVNLKELLSNYVEFQEPATRSQIRALAAHTVCPPHVMELEALLGDETYKREILGKRITMLDLVEKYLACEIPFEAFLLLLPALKARYYSISSSPLYKEGEASITVSVVRGAAWSGNGEYKGIASNYLAERSEGDKVACFISTPQSNFQLPDETETPIVMIGPGTGIAPFRGFIQARRILKEKGETLGAAHLYFGCRNPQHDFLYQEELEKAEQDGIVTLHTAFSRCPGKEKTYVQHRLVESAEDILPLLKDGGRLYICGDGGKMAPDVEHTLVESYMHFYQTTREEAAAWLGSLEEDGRYAKDVWAGA, encoded by the coding sequence ATGACAAAGTCAAACCAACTTCCACAGCCAAAGACGTATGGACCCCTCGGCAGTTTGCCGGTCATCGATAAAGACAAACCTCTTCAATCCTATATGAAGCTTGCAAGAGAACTTGGCCCGATCTTTCAGTTTCAATTTCCAGGGCGCATCAGTACGTTTGTATCGAGTGCCTCCCTTGCTGAAGAAATATGCGACGAAACACGCTTTGATAAGAAAGTCGGCCCGGCCCTGCAAAAAGTAAGAGCATTTGGCGGCGACGGCCTTTTCACAAGCGAAACGACGGAACATAATTGGAAAAAGGCCCATAATATCCTGCTTCCAAGCTTCAGCCAGCAGGCAATGAAAGGCTATCACGCGAAAATGGTCGATCTCGCCACCCAACTTATTCAGAAGTGGGCCCGTTTAAATCCGGCTGATGAAATCGATGTTCCTGAAGATATGACTCGCTTAACGTTGGATACGATCGGCCTTTGCGGATTTAATTACCGCTTTAACAGCTTTTACCGGGAAAACGCCCACCCATTTGTCGACAGTATGGTTCGGGCAATGGACGAAGCCATGAGTCAAACACAGCGGCTTGGTGTTCAAGATAAATTGATGGTTAAATCAAGAAAACAATTCAAAGAGGACATTCAATACCTGTTCTCTGTCGTTGATGAATTAATTGCCGAACGTAAACAAAATGGTGATCAGGGCGAGGATGACCTGCTCTCCCATATGTTAAAGGGAACTGATCCGGAAACGGGTGAAGCGTTGGATGATGAAAACATCCGTTTTCAAATCATTACGTTTTTAATTGCAGGACACGAAACAACGAGTGGTCTACTATCGTTTGCCATTTACTATCTCATGAATAATCCGGATAAATTGAAGAAAGCACAACAAGAAGTGGATGAAGTGCTGGGGGGTGACATTCCAGATTATAAACAGGTGAAAAAATTGAAATATGTTCGCATGGTGCTTAATGAAGCTCTTCGTCTATGGCCGACTGCACCGGCATTTTCCGTACATGCAAAGGACGACACGACGCTAAACGGACAATACAAAGTTAAGAAAGATGATGTATTCACCCTTATTATTCCTGAGCTTCACCGTGATCCATCCGTTTGGGGAGATGACGTGGAATCGTTTAGACCAGAGCGCTTTGAGGATCCGTCTGCTATTCCATACCATGCTTACAAACCTTTCGGAAACGGGCAGCGTGCCTGCATCGGACAGCAGTTTGCCCTTCACGAAGCTACCCTTGTTCTCGGAATGGTTTTGCAACACTTTGATCTGATTGATCATAAAGAATATCAATTGGAAGTAAAAGAAACCTTGACCCTCAAGCCAGATGGTTTCACGATGCGCGTTTCACCGCGGAAACCGGGCATGTCCTTTACCAATGCTTCTCCTGAAGAAGTGAAATCTGAAACAAAAGCAGCACAAGCTTCTATAGAGTCTTCTCATGGTACACCACTCTATATTCTGTTCGGATCAAACATGGGAACAGCCGAAGGAATCGCCCGCGATCTTGCTGAAACAGGTCGTCAACAAGGCTTTAAAGCCGAGGTTGCTCCTTTAAATGATTATACGGGTGGGCTTCCGGCAGAAGGAGCGGTTCTCATTGTCTCTGCTTCTTATAACGGAAATCCGCCGGACAATGCGGATGCATTCGTTTCTTGGCTAAAAGAAACGGAGGAAGGGACGCTGAACAATGTTCGCTATGCAGTATTCGGATGTGGCGATCACAACTGGGCGACTACGTACCAACGCATCCCTACCTTCATTGATGAGCAGATGGAACAAAAAGGAGCTCATCGCCTGGCAAACACAGGGCATGGTGATGCAAGCGACGATTTTGAAGGAGATTACGAGAAATGGTCGGATGAACTTTGGCCGAACCTGGCAAAAGAATTGAACATTGAACTTCATCAAAACGGCGAAGACAGCAGCTCGATCACGATGAATGTTGTCAGTGATGTCAGTGACACACTACTCGCCCGCACTCATCATGCTTTTACATCTGTGGTAAGTAGAAATATTGAATTGCAGCATGAGGAAAGTGGAAGGAATACAAGACATATTGAGTTGACTCTTCCAGAGGGTGTAGATTATCAGGAAGGTGACCATATCGGAGTGCTTCCGCGTAATCCTGGCGTTCTTGTCGAGCGAGTGCTCAGTCGATTCAACCTAAACGGCGAAGACTATGTCCAACTTACTGGGGATCCGGGAAAAGCAGTCCACCTTCCAACAGAGAAGCCAGTGAACCTTAAGGAATTACTCTCTAATTATGTGGAATTCCAAGAACCCGCTACCCGTTCGCAAATCCGGGCACTTGCGGCTCACACGGTATGTCCTCCCCATGTAATGGAGCTTGAAGCACTATTGGGGGATGAAACATATAAAAGGGAAATTCTCGGTAAACGGATCACAATGCTGGACCTGGTGGAAAAGTATCTTGCATGTGAAATCCCGTTTGAAGCTTTCCTGCTTTTACTCCCGGCACTAAAAGCAAGATACTACTCTATTTCAAGCTCTCCCCTTTATAAAGAAGGAGAAGCGAGCATCACGGTCAGCGTGGTTCGCGGAGCTGCATGGAGCGGAAATGGAGAATACAAAGGAATTGCATCAAACTATCTGGCGGAACGTTCCGAAGGAGATAAAGTAGCGTGCTTTATATCTACACCTCAGTCGAACTTCCAGCTTCCGGACGAAACCGAAACACCAATCGTCATGATCGGACCCGGGACAGGAATTGCACCATTTAGAGGATTTATTCAGGCTCGCCGGATTCTTAAAGAAAAAGGAGAAACTCTTGGTGCAGCCCATCTTTACTTCGGCTGCCGCAATCCACAACATGATTTCTTATATCAAGAGGAATTGGAGAAGGCCGAACAAGATGGAATCGTCACTCTTCACACGGCTTTCTCAAGATGCCCTGGTAAAGAAAAGACATACGTCCAGCACCGTTTGGTGGAAAGCGCTGAAGACATTCTTCCTTTGCTGAAAGATGGCGGCCGCTTATACATCTGTGGAGACGGTGGTAAAATGGCACCTGATGTGGAACACACATTAGTGGAAAGCTATATGCATTTCTATCAAACAACGAGAGAAGAAGCTGCCGCATGGCTGGGATCACTTGAAGAAGATGGTCGATACGCCAAGGATGTTTGGGCAGGAGCGTAA